CCGCTTCAATTAACAATGGTACATCAACGATGACACACCACTCTCCTCTCAGCCAATAGCCTAGAATTCTCTTGGCCATTTCTTTCCTCACTCTGGGATGGACTATGCCATTCATccatttcctctcttcaGGATCATGAAAGATAATGTCACCAATAGCCCCTCTGTCTAGAGTAACACCGTTATCTCGAAGTACGCGATCAGGTCCAAAATGAGAGACAACAAGCTTGTATCCGGAAGTTCCTGGTTCAACCACTTCTCTGGCAATGAGGTCTGCATCAATGATAGGGATGCGATGACGTTCAGAAAGAGTTTTGGAGACGGTTGACTTGCCAGAAGCGATACCACCTGTAAGGCCTACGACTGTAATGCAGATGTCTTAGTCGTAGTAAAGGGAAGCTTTATGACCTACTCAACATCCTATTCCCACGTAGCTCTTGTAATTCAATCTTTAAGATAAAAAATAATTTtaaaagctgaagaaaagataaagatgtACAAAGTATATTagtggtggtggaggtggaggtcatATTTACCTTGTTTTAAATGTAATTAACTGCTCATTTTGTTAACTGTAATctcaattcatcttttcttattaATGGTCTTACAATGCCTCCAGATAGTATAAATATATCATCTTTGACGCTCCATCTTCGTCGTGGTTTAGGTCCGTCAGCCTTTCACCTTAGCCCTCCACCACCATGTCCTGCCCTGCTTTCCTTGTCAATTAACCTAATTCAAGACTCTGTCTCAACCACAGCTGAAGGAGATAGTATGGTAGGACTAGGCGTTAACTATTCAGCTATTACGAAAGCTGTTTATGCTCTAGCAAGTGATACGGAAGCAGAGTGGGAAGAACCATGGCAGCTGATGGAGGCGGTAAGCCAAATTCCATTACAACTTGATGATGTCGAAAGCGTCAACATCCGATTGGGACTACCAAAAGCTCTGTTACATGCTTTGGAGGTAGTCTACGAAGCAAAGTTTACTAAAGATGGGCAACAATTTGACAGAAGCTGTACTATCAGAGACCTCAAACTGGTTTCCATCATTGGACTTCACAGCTACGAGCAGAGAGAGAAACAGAGACTTGAGCTGGATATCAAAATTGTAGGCTGCGACTGGAAGATTTGGAACCACAAAGGCTTCGCAGATGATGCTTATAATGTTTGTACTCAATTTCCATAAGAGCGATATGCTTACTATCAATCAGTTTGTCTCCGACTCTACATATGGAACGATCGAGTCCCTCAACCATGAACTTGGAAaccatcttctcaaaagtCAATATTTGGGGAAACATTCCAAGCCACATTTGTCAATAACCGTCCGCAAACCGTCTGCTATACCATTTGCAATGCCCAGTATCACTATTCATCGGTCACAAAAGGATTACCCTCCCACCATTGGACTTACGAATAAACATGAGCAGACGAGAGTTTTCGTTGCTGTTGGATCAAACATAGGCGATAGAGTAGAAAACATCTTGCGCGCCATTAGGATGCTTGAAGAGAACGGTTGCAAGTTGGTTGATACGAGTAGGTTGTATGAGAGCGAGCCTATGTATGTTGAGGATCAAGACAGATTTGTCAATGGTGTACTCGAGGTGTGTTGTTCAATTCGTATTCAGTCCACAATGCTCACGTACCTTAGGTCCAAACTTCCCTTGAACCTTTGGAGCTCCTCCGTCTGTTAAAACGCACTGAGAAGACAGTTGGACGAGTCAAGACATTCACAAATGGTCCGCGTGTTATTGACCTTGATTTGATATTTTATGGTGACCAGCATATCAAATTAGGTGAGGAAACAGATGCAGAAGACGAATATGGTGTAAGATGGCTTGAATGTCCACATAAGAGCTTGAGAGAAAGGGAATTTGTCTTGAGACCATTGGCAGAGTACGTTTTAGCCATGAACATCTCTACACTTGACGCTTGAAACGCATTAGCTCATAATATGAAAAGTATTGATCCAGATTTCAAGCATCCTTCGCTCAAACAATCCATCTCGCTATTGCTTTCCAAGCTACCAAAAGTACATCCGCCTGCGCTCTTGCCTATCATACCGTTACATGGCAGTGCGTCTCCTCTTTGCCTTTCGGTTCCTTCCAACCCGTATACTATGGCCATCTTCAACGCTACCCCAGACTCATTTTCCGACGGTGACTCGGCACGAACCAATGCAAAACTCGCTTTGCAATCCGTCGAGAATCTGTTGGATAGCTCTTATCCTCCAGCTATACTCGATATTGGCGGCATGTCCACTCGGCCTGGGTCAGAGCCATGTTCagaacaggaagaaatttCCCGTGTTGTTCCTCTCATCCGAGCCATCCGGTCTTCTCTCAACACACCCCTTTCCTCCATTCCCATCTCGATCGACACATATCGTTCGTCCGTAGCCAAGGCAGCTATAGAAGCTGGCGCATCCATGATCAACGATGTACGTGGCGGAAGAGAGCCAGGTATGCTCAAAGTCATGGCTGAAGCCGATGTGCCTCTTGTGCTTATGCATTCAAGGGGCGACTCTAAAAGCATGACCAAAAGGGAAATGCAGATCTACAGTCAGCATGGAGGGGTTGTCAAGGGATTACAAGCCGAAATGTTGGAAACAGTCAACAAGGCTTTGCTGCATGGGGTCAAGAGGTGGAATATCATTCTTGATCCTGGACTTGGTTTCGCCAAATCGCAAACAGATAGCCTCTCCCTTCTCAAGCATCTCGCGTCATTCAAGAATCCTGAGAGCGAATTGAAAGACTACCCTATACTTGTTGGAGGCAGTAGGAAAGGTTTTGTAGGAGCGACTATCGGGAGAGAGGTG
The Cryptococcus depauperatus CBS 7841 chromosome 1, complete sequence DNA segment above includes these coding regions:
- a CDS encoding dihydropteroate synthase — translated: MPPDSINISSLTLHLRRGLGPSAFHLSPPPPCPALLSLSINLIQDSVSTTAEGDSMVGLGVNYSAITKAVYALASDTEAEWEEPWQLMEAVSQIPLQLDDVESVNIRLGLPKALLHALEVVYEAKFTKDGQQFDRSCTIRDLKLVSIIGLHSYEQREKQRLELDIKIVGCDWKIWNHKGFADDAYNFVSDSTYGTIESLNHELGNHLLKSQYLGKHSKPHLSITVRKPSAIPFAMPSITIHRSQKDYPPTIGLTNKHEQTRVFVAVGSNIGDRVENILRAIRMLEENGCKLVDTSRLYESEPMYVEDQDRFVNGVLEVQTSLEPLELLRLLKRTEKTVGRVKTFTNGPRVIDLDLIFYGDQHIKLGEETDAEDEYGVRWLECPHKSLREREFVLRPLADIDPDFKHPSLKQSISLLLSKLPKVHPPALLPIIPLHGSASPLCLSVPSNPYTMAIFNATPDSFSDGDSARTNAKLALQSVENLLDSSYPPAILDIGGMSTRPGSEPCSEQEEISRVVPLIRAIRSSLNTPLSSIPISIDTYRSSVAKAAIEAGASMINDVRGGREPGMLKVMAEADVPLVLMHSRGDSKSMTKREMQIYSQHGGVVKGLQAEMLETVNKALLHGVKRWNIILDPGLGFAKSQTDSLSLLKHLASFKNPESELKDYPILVGGSRKGFVGATIGREVPTERTYGDAAVTAWCATSGIVDILRVHEPREMGEVIKMISAIQNA